Below is a genomic region from Miscanthus floridulus cultivar M001 chromosome 1, ASM1932011v1, whole genome shotgun sequence.
AACTGAAAATCTAGCCCTGTTGTGCAGCTACTATGGGCAGGGATAGGTGATTAACGGTAAGTGACGACTGAAAATCACACATGACTGCTTTTAAATTAGTCTGCATGacattttttttgaaaaccaTCACATCACCATCATTTGAAAAAAAAGGTTCCGGAATTACACATACATACCATAAATTTTATATAGCATAACATAGTTACCTGAGTTACAATAGGTGCTGGTTTAGTTTCAAAAACTTTCCCAAAAAGTActatagtagccatcacatcggatcttgcgatacgtgcatggagcattaaatgtagacgaaaaaaaactaattgcacagtttggttggaaattgcgaaacgaatgttttaagcctaattagttcatgattgaacaataattgtcaaataaaaacaaaaatgctacggtagccaaattcccaaaattcgcgaactaaacacagcctagctAGGTTATTGCCAACAGTAAATCCTCTGTTGATCAAAAGCATTTGGACTAGTCGCAATTGGATTTAACGAGAGCTAAGTGAATGAGTGGCATCTCAAAAGTACATgggttgttttttttatttttgaaaattgaGTAAATTTTTTCGATATAATGGGATATGTATATGCACGGAGTATTGATATTCCATATTCGTGGAGTGTCCAACGCCGAGACATAAGTTTTGTGAAGTGTACACGTTTGATAGGGGTTCAAACCCTTAGTTTAAATATATGAGTCCTTAAATCTAGCAAAACTCAGGAGTAAAGAGGCTAAGAAGAGCTGTCATCGTTGGTTACTCCGAAACAAAATTCCAAATGTTTAAATTAGTCTACATGACATTATTTTTTGAAAACCCATCATATCACCATCACGTGACGAGTGTTGTTAGTAAGCTGCAGCCAGCTGCAGCCAGCGAGTCCCAGTCaccaggggcaaaactggaacGATCAATCAGTGGCAAGCTTTACCAAAGCTCCGTTCGTTTCGTTGGAAAAAATAAGTCAAAACATTATTCCAGTTAATTTgttttgagagaaaaatattattccaactaaaaaataaactaaaaaaacaGATTATAATAGAAGGGAACATGCCCTTGGTTTAAGAAACGAGTAAATGACCGAGGGCGATGACCCATGCGGAGAGGCTAAACGCACACATGCGAGCCGACAAGGCAGAGAATAAAGAAACGCGGGACGACAGAGCCCTTCCTCCCTCTTTCTGTCGGTGGGGgtgccaaaagaagaagaaaaacgagcACCTCCAGTGCTGCACTGATCGATCACCAGCGACGCACCACGCAAATTGCAGGCTGAGTGAGACGAGGCGAGCGCGTGAGCCCGGTGCATCAACCAACGCTGTAGACCCCATCGCCATCGCGACGGTAGGTGCTGCAACCTGGACATACCAACAACCCGTGGCGACCATGCGAGACATTAACaacaatttgattttttttactttatttttaTTCTTTAATTAATCATCGGTATCGGCATCAAGATCTCCAGCTGTATGTAGTCTATGGAGCAGCTCTAACAACCTCCCTCCATCCCTCGGTCCTAACGGGAGCGAGAAACGAGTGCAGCTTGTAGTAGCTGGGAAACTGATGCATGGTGGGTGGGGCCTGCATGTCAGTGAGTGGAAAGGATTGCTGGTGGACAGGTTACCTTGGTTGTTTAAACGTCTGCATGGCTGAATGTATCAGGAGATGATAGCCTGTGCATGGCCATCAGGCCATGGCCTTTATGTAGGGAGGCAATTAGTTTATAATTATATACTGGTTTCTCGAGGAAAAATTAGATCATGATTGAAGGGCTCGTGTCCAGTAAAACTGAAAAACAATAGAATTCTCTTAGCAATTCCCAGCACCAAATTTATTTTTATTTCCTGCGGCGAAGGTTCGGGAGCGAGACAATAGTTCAATGGCTAAAAGAGTGAGTGAATTCAATTGTGTACCATCCCTGGATGGTAGAGGCTAGAATTTTGTTCTCTTATCTCAAAGAAAAGAGTGAGTGAATTAAGGGTTTGCTTGGTTGACTACCAAAAATTGACAGGCCCAAGATTTGGCAAGAAAAAATTGCCAAAACTAAGGCAAGAACATTTGCCATAATTTTGACATGGTAATTGTGAGATATTGACAAATTTTGGTAGCCAACCAAATGAATGTCAAATTTTGGCTCACCCAAGTTTTAGTAAACCAAAATTTGGACTTCAATCAATCAGGCCCTAACATCGGTGATTTTCATGTACCAGCGGTAAGAGAGAAACACACCGAATATATAACTTCCGTTTGTCACCGGTACTTGCTGGATATAAAATAATTCAATGTATTAAACGCTCAATGATTCAGGACAAGAGAATGAGTTCCATACATTGTCTGTGGACGTTCTTTTTTCCAATATAGAATTAATTCTGTCCAACCGTACCCAATAGGTTCTTCTTTTCTCTGAACGAAGGTCACCTTTACCTGAGAAACCAGCCAACCACAGAGGCACCGTTGTGATGAGCATGGAACATATTGACCATGAAGGGAAGTGATGATGGGACTGGGATGCACCATTACTACGTACGCAAGCACGTGCGTGAATACTGAATTTGAATGCACACGTCGGTGTATATTTTTGGGTAATTTGTCCTGTATTTTAAGTAGAGGAAAACTTGACAGGTTTAATAACTCGTACGGTCGTACTACTTGAAATAAAGCAATCAGCAATTCTTCAGTGTGGGAAAACGCTAACAGAATAACACCATATTGTTTGTGTGACACAAGTAACACCGACAGAAAAAAAATTTGGCAACAGTGCGTTCCAAAGATCCTAGCACAATTTTGGTAACACGGCTGCCATTCTCACCATCATGATGTGAATTCAACTGTTCGCGAGGCTACCTCAGGAACTTCGGTAAATTCGTACTTATCTGTTACGTAGACGTAAGCTTCCTATTGGAAATAGTTGTTCCCCCCAAGATTAGAACTAGTAGTATTAACTTTACCAATACCAACAAGCTTGCTAATCAGCTAATCAGTGGTTGTTGCCTCTCTCATCTTTCAGAGGAGCTAACCGGCATTTCACGTCACGCCAAAGGAAAAGAGTACGTGACAAAGACCACACGGCCACATGGGCCATTCGGCAGAAACAAGCGAGCGGGCTTCCCAACTGAGCCCAATAACGACCACTCACGCGTTTCGGCCCAATACGGGGTATCAATGGTGTCATTGTTCTAACCAAACaaattcacatcattttaacTGGGTACCTGATGAACGCATCGCTTATTCAACTCGTCGCAATTCATAATcataaaaaaaaatcataagCAGGCAGAAGCAGCCCTTTGGCCTAAATACGTACAAACGGTCTTAGTTACCAAAAGTGGAGCACCAAGCCAGCTGCCCGTGTGACATTTATTCTGTGGAAATGGCAATCAATCGTAATCACCCAGATCGACGGTTCTTTCATTCGTTACAGCCTTACTAGTGTTGCATTGGCAACGATGGGTAATTTTCAGGAGCTGGCATGACACAGTTATCACCATTAAAGTACACCCGGCGTGGGAAGGCCCATCCCTTTTCGAAGATGAAAGTCTTGGAATCTTTACGGAGGAGGAGCTCTGATTGCACCGTCCCAAGCTTACCCTCTTGCATCAGCACATCGTTGTAGGACTTCACACCCCAGAACATTGCCGTGTCATCTGAAATGGGACCAGAAAACAACATCAGAGATTCAGAGAGAGGGAGACTCCATTTCCCCATATGTCACCCCCATATGTAAAGAGACGAAAGTTTACTCACTTATGTCACCCCCATATGGAGTAAGTGGTTTGTAGTTGAGACCAAACAACTGAGTGATGTTATCAAAGTTTGGATGCTGAACAATTAGGTTCCACTCCGTGTAGTTCATTCGGAAGTTGAGGTTTGTGATGGTGATCTTCACTCTCCAATAGTGCTTGCTGTTCTGCTTCACATGCCAGTTGATTTTTACGAGGCACATGTGGGAAGTGCACTCCACAAGAGGCTGGCCACTCCATTTGCCGGGATCACCGATAGCAGATCGTAGGCGAGGTGAACCCTTGCTGTCAAATAAACCAGGCTTATTACAATGTATATATGCAGGGGAAATAGCTAGATCAATGGAATCCTAACATGAAGAATGTTACTCACTTCACACAGTTTGACCCACTTGGGTTTTCGCAGTCACAAGAGCATGTTGGGCAGTCCACAATAGTGTCGTTATAAGACGATGACAAAGACACACAACAGGATGGAGCCTTctgagcaagaaattgggaatACGTGCAGGTCACATTCCATGTCGCTGCAGAAATCAAACGACATTTTATTAAACCTAGCAGTAGCTTATCCTCGACAACAATAAATAAATTCTATGTGAACAAATCTCTCTTGCATTTTAACTATACTGACAAGTAATGTAACCTTATATTTTGAAAACATGATTAAGAAATAGGGGCATGTTGAATAATACAATGATTTTAGCTCGTAACTTATTTTCAGCAAACCTTATCAAAGAGAACTGATAGCAAGCAAAATGTAAGGCTCGTTGTGCAACTGCTTACTTAGAGCTTGGGTACACCTACGCCCATCCGCGGAGAAAAACCTAGAAGGCTTGCCAACAATAGCACGCCCACAGGTGTAACCGGGGCCAGGAGTCCTAAGAGTGAAGTTCTTCGGCACCTTGACGGTCTTAGTGGTAGTCCCAGCAAGACCTACACTGAGCTGGAAGGAGGAAGCAGCATTTGCTGGGTCCTGACTAAATGTACTTATTACTCCTGATTTGCAGCAATTGGCGATTTGCATGTTGTATGGTGTGCCTGGAAGTAAATCAACGACCACAGGATCTTTCTTGCAACTGTGGGGAATGTTGCCTTTGAAATGTGAGCAGTCACCCTGTTCGGTGGTCTGAGCCCCAACCATTGACCATATAACCTCCTTCTCTGCCCATGTCCACCCAAACTGCCATCCGGGTGGCCCAATGTGCCGAAATTGTTGGTAATTGTACATTGTGACAACAGCCTGCATGAGACATTTTACAGGAAATGATAAGCATGGTATATGATTCTTGTTATATATATGTAACGTGTATGTTCCTACTTCTGAAATTAGTAGTGCTGCATGATTTGCACTGTACAAATAGGACTGGCCTATTCAATTGGAAAGATTAGCCAATGTTACTAGATTGAACTTGAAGACGAAAGGGATATAGCTCTTGATGGTGCTACTTACGACATATCCGTCAGGAGTCCATAGCATAATATCCCATTTTATAGTGATGTTGCCGTCTGGATCTAGAGAATCATAAGCCTCTGCAAAGCAAATAAAACAAAAAGGGCACCCATCAAAGAATGATCGCAGATTTTGAACCATAATGAAATGGCACAATGAGTTTGGTTTTAAGCACCAAGTTCAAGTTGCCCCACCAAAATTTGTTAACGGACAATTCTAAGATATGATCAAAGCCTTGATAAGAGATTGCTATCTGGATTGTAATCACAAATTTTGATTTGACATTAAATTGATGATAAGCCGTAAATAGTTCTCCCAATGACATGTGGACTCCGACATGCTATTTGTTAGTACTCCATATGTATCCGTTGTACGCCATTTTAGCTTTGTCTTAATTAAACTTCtctaagtttgactaagtttatttAAAATTTCGCAAATCTATAACATCAAATAAAACATAAAATTCATTAGATACACCATGTAATATATTTTGATAGTGAGTTAATATTTTTCTATATAGAACTGCTCTGGTACTCCTCTTTCTAAAAATCGCACAGATCTCAAAGCTGTTCATTCTAACACAATCCTAACTCATCTCTCCCGATCACTTCGTGCTTTATTCGGTACCCGTACGTACTTCTGTTTCTTATACGCAGGCAGCCGGCGGCCATGTAGTCTAAAAAAAAGGCCGGCGGCCATGTATAGCTAGCCACAACCAGTACCAGGCAAAATGGTTCAATAGAAAAAAAAAAATAGCCAACGGAATGGAAAGGCGCCGGCGACGCAATGGTGCCGTTGGAGCTCCTCTCCTAGCAAGAACCGAACAGCTCCTCATACACTAAACAAATTGGTCCAGGGATGGAGGTGACTGCCGTTGTGGATGACCATCGAGGAGGGAGATAGAGGTGCTGCCGTGGTCATAGTGTGTAGGTGCGCTCAGCAGGCGGCAATTTTAATCCGACGAATGTCGGGCTCAACCCTCCGACTCCGCACAGTAGCCCCCAGAGCTTCTCGTGGGTTTCGAATCGCGTCTCCGCCGCCGCCCTCACCTCCCGGCCTGCCGGCCATCTCCTTCTCCGGCGGGCCGCTCCCTCCAGTTCCTGAACTGTGCGCCATGAGGAGCAGAGAGCCGCGGCCGTCCCCGACTATCGCATCACGGTGGAGCGCTCGCCGACTCGGGTTCCGAGTGGCGAAGTCCAGGAGCTCGCTGCTCTGCGCCTCTGCCTCGCGTCCGGCCAAAGCGGCCCTGTCATCGACTGCCCTACCGCCTCTGATGGTGTAGTGATGTTGTCTTTTGCATTCGCCTTCGCCTGCCAAGAGTTCCGCTGCCG
It encodes:
- the LOC136465533 gene encoding COBRA-like protein 3, whose protein sequence is MATGSRPAVTYCAAVLLAAALLISAPDATEAYDSLDPDGNITIKWDIMLWTPDGYVAVVTMYNYQQFRHIGPPGWQFGWTWAEKEVIWSMVGAQTTEQGDCSHFKGNIPHSCKKDPVVVDLLPGTPYNMQIANCCKSGVISTFSQDPANAASSFQLSVGLAGTTTKTVKVPKNFTLRTPGPGYTCGRAIVGKPSRFFSADGRRCTQALTTWNVTCTYSQFLAQKAPSCCVSLSSSYNDTIVDCPTCSCDCENPSGSNCVNKGSPRLRSAIGDPGKWSGQPLVECTSHMCLVKINWHVKQNSKHYWRVKITITNLNFRMNYTEWNLIVQHPNFDNITQLFGLNYKPLTPYGGDINDTAMFWGVKSYNDVLMQEGKLGTVQSELLLRKDSKTFIFEKGWAFPRRVYFNGDNCVMPAPENYPSLPMQH